Proteins encoded within one genomic window of Thermoleophilaceae bacterium:
- a CDS encoding phosphatidylglycerol lysyltransferase domain-containing protein: MNRRDPGSAWPLAAAVAVALAGLLTVASAITPNLPWREHMLVTIEPGPAIALGHVLAAAAGVALTWLAWGLVRGKRRAANATMALLCASALLHTAKGLDYEEAGVALALALLLYLGRRGFVLGGDRPRTAVIAGVVIVSAAAASYALSAIDLLVSNRARTLGSALAAAGNALARGGWWLRSGSPLSLALDLLMLVSLGALFALLHALLRPTPSDDGHMAEEHARAAAIVAEHGRDSLAPFVLREDKAFFFSRGGLLAYRTLRGTAVVSGDPVGPPGSAPGILADFLELAGRRGWDVVVTAASAAHVDVYRRELGLRALPIGNEAVVDPQAFTLDGRAVRKVRQSVNRVERRGWRIEVVGAAELSREAIAELDEVQTAWAAEQCGLKGFAMTLGRLWGAAEDTGCLYVLARDPAGKVAAFLHFLPYNGGLSLDAMRRAGDEPNGLNEAMVVRALEYARERCFREVSLNFAGFAHVMAADAALTPRQRALRVVLRLAHGRFQLERLVRFNEKFFPDWRPRYLVYSHRTHLPLAALRVLQAEAYIRPPRSRQLTTGWRPLPHPVLPSAAR; this comes from the coding sequence ATGAACCGCCGGGATCCCGGATCGGCTTGGCCACTCGCCGCGGCCGTCGCGGTGGCGCTGGCCGGCTTGCTCACGGTCGCATCGGCGATCACTCCCAACCTGCCGTGGCGCGAGCACATGCTGGTGACGATCGAGCCTGGCCCGGCGATCGCGCTTGGCCACGTGCTCGCGGCCGCGGCGGGCGTGGCGCTCACGTGGCTGGCGTGGGGGCTCGTGCGTGGCAAACGCCGGGCGGCGAACGCGACCATGGCGCTGCTCTGCGCCTCCGCGCTGCTCCACACCGCCAAGGGCCTCGATTACGAGGAGGCCGGCGTTGCCCTGGCGCTCGCCCTGCTCCTGTACCTCGGCAGGCGCGGATTCGTGCTCGGTGGGGACAGGCCGCGCACCGCGGTGATCGCGGGGGTGGTGATCGTCAGCGCCGCGGCGGCGTCCTACGCGCTCTCGGCAATCGATCTGCTCGTGAGCAATCGCGCTCGCACGCTGGGATCCGCGCTCGCCGCAGCGGGCAACGCTCTGGCCAGGGGCGGCTGGTGGCTGCGGTCCGGCAGCCCGCTTTCGCTGGCGCTCGACCTGCTCATGCTGGTCTCGCTCGGCGCGCTCTTCGCGCTGCTTCATGCGCTCCTCCGCCCCACCCCGTCCGACGACGGTCATATGGCGGAGGAACACGCCCGGGCCGCCGCCATCGTGGCGGAGCACGGCCGCGACTCACTCGCGCCGTTCGTGCTCAGGGAGGACAAGGCGTTCTTCTTCTCGCGCGGTGGGCTGCTGGCGTACCGCACGCTGAGGGGCACCGCGGTGGTGAGCGGCGACCCTGTTGGGCCGCCCGGCTCCGCGCCCGGCATCCTCGCCGACTTTCTCGAGCTGGCGGGCAGGCGCGGGTGGGACGTGGTGGTAACCGCGGCATCGGCGGCGCACGTGGATGTGTACCGCCGGGAGCTCGGGCTGCGCGCGCTCCCGATCGGAAACGAGGCGGTGGTGGATCCGCAGGCCTTCACGCTCGATGGTCGCGCGGTGCGGAAGGTGCGCCAGTCGGTGAACCGAGTGGAACGCAGGGGCTGGCGGATCGAGGTGGTGGGAGCCGCCGAGCTCTCGCGCGAAGCGATCGCCGAGCTGGACGAGGTTCAGACCGCGTGGGCGGCGGAGCAGTGCGGGCTCAAGGGATTCGCGATGACGCTGGGGCGGCTATGGGGCGCGGCCGAGGACACCGGCTGCCTCTACGTCCTGGCGCGCGACCCTGCTGGCAAGGTGGCCGCGTTTCTCCATTTCCTGCCGTACAACGGCGGCCTGTCGCTCGACGCCATGCGCCGCGCCGGCGATGAGCCGAACGGGCTGAACGAGGCGATGGTGGTGCGGGCCCTTGAATACGCGCGCGAGCGCTGCTTCCGCGAGGTGAGCTTGAACTTCGCAGGCTTCGCGCACGTGATGGCGGCGGACGCCGCGCTCACGCCCCGGCAGAGAGCACTGCGCGTGGTGCTTCGGCTCGCCCACGGGCGTTTCCAGCTCGAGCGGCTCGTGCGCTTCAACGAGAAGTTCTTCCCGGACTGGCGGCCGCGCTACCTCGTGTACAGCCACCGCACGCACCTGCCGCTGGCGGCACTGCGCGTCCTTCAGGCCGAGGCGTACATCAGGCCGCCCCGGTCGCGTCAGCTCACGACCGGATGGCGGCCGCTGCCTCACCCCGTCCTGCCATCTGCGGCGCGATGA